Proteins found in one Pyxidicoccus trucidator genomic segment:
- a CDS encoding phosphotransferase family protein — MASTTPIDPSGAVRPGEELNVPAVDAWLKALVPSLEGTPQITQYSGGASNWTYRLKYPNRDLILRRPPSGTKAKSAHDMGREFKVQQALKPAYPAVPTMVGLCQDASVIGSEFYVMERIEGVIPRKQMPRGLTLDKAQTRQLCLNVIDKLVELHSVDAASVGLSSLGKGPGYPKRQIEGWSDRYEKARTWNVLGFKYVRDWLKAHTPDDVATCVIHNDWRFDNVVLDAGDPTRVIGVLDWEMATLGDPLMDLGNALAYWVHADDNFMLRMTRRQPTHLPGMLRREEVVEYYCDRMKLKPANWTFYEVYGLFRLAVIIQQIYYRYHHKQTRNPAFKNFWVLANYLGLRCERLVRTKGAR, encoded by the coding sequence ATGGCTTCCACCACCCCCATCGACCCGTCCGGGGCCGTCCGCCCCGGCGAGGAGCTGAACGTCCCCGCCGTCGACGCCTGGCTCAAGGCGCTGGTGCCCTCGCTGGAGGGCACGCCGCAAATCACCCAGTACTCGGGGGGCGCCTCCAACTGGACGTACCGGCTGAAGTACCCGAACCGCGACCTCATCCTGCGCCGGCCCCCGTCGGGCACGAAGGCGAAGTCCGCGCATGACATGGGCCGCGAGTTCAAGGTGCAGCAGGCCCTGAAGCCAGCCTACCCGGCCGTGCCCACCATGGTGGGCCTGTGCCAGGACGCGTCCGTCATCGGCTCCGAGTTCTATGTGATGGAGCGCATCGAGGGCGTCATCCCTCGCAAGCAAATGCCCCGGGGGCTCACCCTGGACAAGGCGCAGACGCGGCAGCTCTGCCTCAATGTCATCGACAAGCTGGTGGAGCTCCACTCCGTGGACGCGGCGTCCGTGGGACTGTCCTCGCTGGGCAAGGGTCCGGGCTATCCGAAGCGGCAGATTGAGGGCTGGTCGGACCGGTACGAGAAGGCGCGCACCTGGAACGTGCTCGGCTTCAAGTACGTGCGGGACTGGCTCAAGGCCCACACGCCCGATGACGTTGCCACCTGTGTCATCCACAACGACTGGCGCTTCGACAACGTGGTGCTCGACGCGGGTGACCCCACCCGCGTCATCGGCGTGCTCGACTGGGAGATGGCCACGCTGGGCGACCCGCTGATGGACCTGGGCAACGCGCTGGCCTACTGGGTCCACGCGGACGACAACTTCATGCTGCGGATGACACGCCGCCAGCCCACGCACCTGCCCGGCATGCTCCGGCGCGAAGAGGTGGTGGAGTACTACTGCGACCGCATGAAGCTGAAGCCCGCGAACTGGACCTTCTACGAGGTCTACGGCCTCTTCCGGCTCGCGGTCATCATCCAGCAAATCTACTACCGCTATCACCACAAGCAGACGCGCAACCCGGCGTTCAAGAACTTCTGGGTGCTGGCCAACTACCTCGGCCTGCGCTGCGAGCGGCTCGTCCGCACGAAGGGGGCCCGCTGA
- a CDS encoding SDR family oxidoreductase produces MANQRIFITGGASGLGKAIALRFARAGWKVCIADLNEARGAETLSALGSDGYFLRCDVTREEDLRAAAESLQARWGGVDVVVNNAGVAQAGAIEDVSIDDWRWIIDINLLGVVRGCKVFTPVFRLQGHGHFVNVASMAGLLDVPMMSSYNATKAAVVSLSETLHNELADANIGVSVVCPSFFKTNLGDSLRTTDPRLGATMARLLERSAVTADDIANDVFRAVEQRKFYVLSHAEGRRAWLMKRFLPRGIYAKVMRRSTARMRPSPGPTPTT; encoded by the coding sequence ATGGCCAACCAGCGCATCTTCATCACCGGCGGGGCCAGCGGGCTCGGGAAGGCCATCGCCCTGCGCTTCGCCCGAGCGGGGTGGAAGGTCTGCATCGCCGACCTCAACGAGGCCCGGGGCGCGGAGACGTTGTCTGCCCTGGGCTCGGACGGCTACTTCCTGCGCTGCGACGTGACGCGCGAGGAGGACCTGCGCGCCGCCGCGGAGTCGCTCCAGGCGCGCTGGGGCGGCGTGGACGTGGTGGTGAACAACGCGGGCGTCGCCCAGGCCGGCGCCATCGAGGACGTCTCCATCGATGACTGGCGGTGGATCATCGACATCAACCTGCTGGGCGTGGTGCGGGGCTGCAAGGTGTTCACCCCCGTGTTCCGCCTGCAGGGGCACGGGCACTTCGTCAACGTCGCCTCCATGGCGGGCCTGCTCGATGTGCCGATGATGAGCAGCTACAACGCCACCAAGGCGGCCGTCGTCTCGCTGTCGGAGACGCTGCACAACGAGCTGGCGGACGCGAATATCGGTGTCAGCGTCGTGTGTCCGTCCTTCTTCAAGACGAACCTGGGCGACTCGCTGCGCACCACGGACCCGCGGCTGGGGGCCACCATGGCGCGGCTCCTGGAGCGCTCGGCCGTCACCGCGGACGACATCGCCAACGACGTCTTCCGGGCGGTGGAGCAGCGGAAGTTCTACGTCCTGTCGCACGCGGAGGGGCGCCGGGCGTGGCTGATGAAGCGCTTCCTCCCGCGCGGCATCTACGCGAAGGTGATGCGCAGGAGCACCGCCCGGATGCGCCCAAGCCCCGGCCCCACACCGACGACATGA
- a CDS encoding acyl-CoA dehydrogenase family protein produces MDFEPSARTKDYLERIKRFMREHIDPVEARYRDEVNATCHGGDWKTWKVPSVMEELKARAKAEGLWNLFLPDAKLGAGLSVLEYAPLAEEMGRSFIAPEVFNCSAPDTGNMEVLWKYGSEEQKARWLTPLLAGDIRSVFCMTEPEVASSDATNMQATAVVDGNEVVLNGSKWWSSGLGHPNAKVTIFMARTPETGGDRHHQHSMVLVPLDAKGVSIRRMLPVFGDYDAPHGHGEVHFQDVRVPLNNIISGPGMGFEIAQGRLGPGRIHHCMRCIGASERALELMIDRGMKRTAFGKQLLNLGGNRERVAEARIAIDQARLLTLYAAWKMDQVGALGAMTEISAIKVTAPNVLQKVVDDAIQIHGGAGVSQDTQLSGFFAQARTLRLADGPDEVHKGLIARIELSKRGFSRS; encoded by the coding sequence ATGGACTTCGAGCCGAGCGCCCGAACCAAGGACTACCTGGAGCGCATCAAGCGGTTCATGCGCGAGCACATCGACCCGGTCGAAGCCCGCTACCGGGACGAGGTCAACGCCACCTGCCACGGGGGCGACTGGAAGACCTGGAAGGTGCCGTCGGTGATGGAGGAGCTGAAGGCCCGCGCGAAGGCGGAAGGGCTGTGGAACCTCTTCCTCCCCGACGCGAAGCTCGGCGCCGGCCTCAGCGTCCTTGAGTATGCGCCCCTGGCCGAGGAGATGGGCCGCAGCTTCATCGCCCCCGAGGTCTTCAACTGCAGCGCTCCTGACACCGGCAACATGGAGGTGCTCTGGAAGTACGGCTCCGAGGAGCAGAAGGCGCGCTGGCTCACGCCGCTGCTCGCGGGAGACATCCGCTCGGTGTTCTGCATGACGGAGCCCGAGGTGGCCTCGTCGGACGCCACCAACATGCAGGCCACCGCCGTCGTGGACGGGAACGAGGTCGTCCTCAACGGCAGCAAGTGGTGGTCCAGCGGCCTGGGCCACCCGAACGCGAAGGTCACCATCTTCATGGCCCGCACGCCCGAGACCGGGGGCGACCGCCACCACCAGCACTCCATGGTGCTGGTGCCCCTGGATGCCAAGGGTGTGAGCATCCGCCGCATGCTGCCGGTGTTCGGCGACTACGACGCCCCCCATGGCCACGGGGAAGTCCACTTCCAGGACGTGCGCGTGCCGCTCAACAACATCATCTCCGGGCCGGGCATGGGCTTCGAGATTGCCCAGGGCCGGCTCGGCCCCGGCCGCATCCACCACTGCATGCGCTGCATCGGCGCGTCCGAGCGGGCGCTGGAGCTGATGATCGACCGAGGCATGAAGCGCACCGCCTTCGGCAAGCAATTGCTCAACCTGGGTGGCAACCGCGAGCGCGTCGCCGAGGCACGCATCGCCATCGACCAGGCGCGCCTGCTGACGCTCTACGCCGCCTGGAAGATGGACCAGGTCGGCGCCCTGGGCGCGATGACGGAGATTTCCGCCATCAAGGTGACCGCGCCCAACGTGCTCCAGAAGGTGGTGGACGACGCCATCCAGATTCACGGCGGCGCGGGCGTGTCCCAGGACACGCAGCTGTCGGGCTTCTTCGCCCAGGCGCGCACCCTGCGCCTCGCGGACGGTCCGGACGAGGTCCACAAGGGGCTCATCGCCCGCATCGAGCTGTCGAAGCGCGGCTTCTCCCGGAGCTGA
- a CDS encoding LysR family transcriptional regulator: protein MNPVQDSARLAQLDLNLFRVFDVVLRERSLTRAAEVLFLSQSAVSHALARLKEQLGEPLFVREGRGVAPTPFAERLAPEIREALALFEGAVHRTRGFDPRRDVGSVTVAMNDLLEPSIVPHLVARLRESAPEARVRSVRLDRPRLERDLASGRVDLSLDVEQPTGADLRHTLLLRDTFCVVGRRRRRLDVAAYMAAGHVTVSSRRTGLAVEDMVLTRLGYQRDVNARCQSYEAAFHIISGSDLLLTMARRRAEQLHSMVGNHLMPMPLALPPLELHVYWHRQSDSEPRNRWLRTELLALAGALATGTK, encoded by the coding sequence ATGAATCCTGTTCAGGACTCAGCCCGGCTGGCGCAGCTCGATCTCAACCTCTTCCGGGTCTTCGACGTGGTGCTCCGGGAGCGGAGCCTCACCCGGGCCGCGGAGGTGCTGTTCCTCAGCCAGTCGGCGGTGAGCCATGCGCTCGCCCGGCTGAAGGAGCAGCTGGGGGAGCCGCTCTTCGTCCGGGAGGGGAGGGGAGTGGCGCCGACGCCGTTCGCGGAGCGGCTGGCGCCGGAGATTCGCGAGGCGCTCGCCCTGTTCGAGGGCGCCGTGCACCGCACCCGGGGCTTCGACCCCCGGCGCGACGTGGGCTCCGTCACCGTGGCGATGAACGATTTGCTGGAGCCGTCCATCGTCCCGCACCTGGTGGCGCGCTTGCGGGAGAGCGCCCCCGAGGCACGGGTGCGGAGCGTCCGGCTGGACCGGCCCCGGCTGGAGCGGGACCTGGCGTCGGGACGGGTGGACCTGTCGCTCGACGTGGAGCAGCCGACGGGGGCGGACCTGCGGCACACGCTGCTGCTGCGGGACACCTTCTGTGTGGTGGGCCGGCGGCGGCGCAGGCTGGACGTGGCAGCGTATATGGCAGCGGGGCACGTCACCGTGTCATCCCGGCGCACGGGGCTGGCCGTGGAGGACATGGTGCTCACCCGCCTGGGCTACCAGCGCGACGTCAACGCGCGGTGCCAGAGCTACGAGGCCGCGTTCCACATCATTTCCGGCTCGGACCTGTTGCTCACCATGGCGCGGCGCCGCGCGGAGCAGCTGCACTCCATGGTGGGCAACCATCTGATGCCGATGCCGCTGGCACTGCCTCCGCTGGAGCTGCACGTGTACTGGCACCGGCAGTCGGACTCGGAGCCGCGCAACCGCTGGCTGCGCACGGAGCTGCTGGCGCTCGCCGGGGCGCTGGCCACAGGCACGAAGTAG
- a CDS encoding HEAT repeat domain-containing protein — translation MSKREPLSQEQRETALKDILGPDREAMVGAAKLLSADASTTSRLLELLEPERRIETRHAILYALSWHDDLALWGLMVRILEDRSEAPKVRGQASEGLAYLFNKVSADSREFEIAVKALLDALKDPSPEVRYCALFALGSSNHPPLIPALKEMLADKTPVEGWVGTVADAASRAIEWIGWPRPKPVDPSDEDERK, via the coding sequence ATGAGCAAGCGTGAGCCGTTGTCGCAGGAGCAGCGTGAAACCGCGCTGAAGGACATCCTGGGACCCGACCGCGAGGCCATGGTTGGAGCGGCCAAGCTTCTTTCCGCCGACGCGTCGACCACGTCCAGGTTGCTCGAACTCCTTGAGCCGGAGCGCCGTATCGAGACGAGGCATGCCATCCTCTATGCGCTGTCCTGGCATGACGATCTCGCGCTGTGGGGCCTCATGGTCCGCATCCTCGAAGACCGTAGCGAGGCTCCCAAGGTACGGGGGCAGGCCTCGGAGGGGCTTGCCTACCTGTTCAACAAAGTGAGTGCGGACTCCAGGGAGTTTGAAATCGCGGTCAAGGCACTGCTCGATGCACTGAAAGACCCCTCGCCCGAGGTCCGCTACTGCGCCCTCTTCGCACTGGGATCATCGAATCATCCGCCGCTCATTCCGGCGCTCAAGGAGATGCTCGCGGACAAGACCCCGGTAGAGGGATGGGTGGGTACCGTGGCCGATGCGGCATCCAGAGCCATTGAGTGGATTGGATGGCCGCGACCGAAGCCCGTTGACCCCTCGGACGAGGACGAGCGGAAGTAG
- a CDS encoding polymer-forming cytoskeletal protein, whose translation MSTVRSMQSHGRGRVPSAWVLAMLLLGMVLPGVARAADVRTGERVVVGPQEVINDDLYVFAREVDIQGTVRGDVVAMARKVTLQGRVEGDVFSAAGETLANGQVDGSLRSATNTLQLGATVGKDALLAGNQMSLLPGGNIPGDLLIAGNKVDVRTPVGGDARAAAQALTLGAPVQGTLSAEVGTLNFTEGARIGGDLSVTSEDAVQVPPGAVAGQVEQTRTESQSAGSTALGVFYLWVRSIVGLFALGLLLALLAPRLARSAPVVLRERPWQSLGWGVLAFVVAPIAASIVFAVGLVVGGWWLGVFVLALYVLALLASFPVVGMLIGRKLLERFGRHGPSLVLALLTGLVLLTLLRRVPFLGGVVGLVTMFFGLGALLLAIRGLRRPTTPLSAPA comes from the coding sequence ATGTCCACGGTCAGGTCCATGCAGTCACACGGAAGGGGGCGGGTACCGTCCGCCTGGGTGCTCGCCATGCTCTTGCTGGGCATGGTGCTCCCTGGAGTCGCGCGGGCCGCGGACGTGCGCACCGGGGAAAGGGTGGTGGTAGGCCCCCAGGAGGTCATCAACGATGACCTGTATGTCTTTGCCCGGGAGGTGGACATCCAGGGCACTGTCCGAGGGGACGTGGTGGCGATGGCCCGGAAGGTCACTCTCCAAGGCAGGGTGGAAGGCGACGTGTTCTCCGCTGCCGGGGAGACGCTGGCGAATGGACAGGTGGACGGCAGCCTCCGGAGCGCCACCAACACCCTCCAGTTGGGGGCCACCGTGGGCAAGGATGCGCTGCTCGCCGGCAACCAAATGAGCCTGCTCCCCGGGGGGAACATCCCGGGGGACCTCCTCATCGCCGGGAACAAGGTGGACGTCCGGACTCCGGTGGGCGGAGACGCACGGGCCGCCGCGCAGGCGCTCACGCTGGGAGCGCCGGTGCAAGGCACCCTGAGTGCCGAGGTGGGCACGCTGAACTTCACCGAAGGGGCACGCATTGGCGGAGACCTGAGCGTGACCTCCGAGGATGCGGTGCAGGTGCCTCCCGGCGCGGTGGCGGGACAGGTGGAACAGACGCGTACCGAGAGCCAGAGCGCGGGGAGCACGGCGCTCGGCGTGTTCTATCTCTGGGTGCGCTCCATCGTCGGACTGTTCGCCCTCGGGTTGCTGCTGGCGCTCCTGGCGCCCCGGCTCGCGAGGAGTGCGCCGGTGGTGCTGCGGGAGCGGCCCTGGCAGAGCCTGGGCTGGGGTGTCCTGGCCTTCGTGGTTGCTCCCATCGCCGCCTCCATCGTGTTCGCGGTGGGGCTCGTGGTGGGAGGCTGGTGGCTTGGCGTATTCGTGCTGGCGCTCTACGTGCTGGCGCTCCTGGCGAGCTTCCCCGTGGTGGGGATGCTCATTGGCAGGAAATTACTGGAGCGGTTCGGCAGGCACGGGCCCTCGCTGGTCCTCGCACTGCTGACGGGCCTCGTCCTGCTGACGCTCCTGCGGCGGGTGCCATTCCTCGGTGGAGTGGTCGGACTGGTCACCATGTTCTTCGGTCTGGGGGCGCTGCTGCTGGCCATCCGGGGCCTGCGCCGCCCCACCACCCCGCTCAGCGCTCCCGCCTGA
- a CDS encoding aldose epimerase has product MGGPFPGIAGLDTYALVDGGCRVEVIPSRGALVTRMTVDGDEVLYLDEATVADPAKNVRGGIPVLFPIAGALPGDTYPAAGEEYSLPQHGFARKLPWKVRQSEDSLLVVGLSSTVETRRQFPWRFDAQLTFSLVGSRLTLAFDVENQDRKPLPLHLGFHPYFRVTEALKPRASVETNATHAWDNRLKREVAFTGLDLTADELDLHLRDHSGAGTKLERGPGSRPVRLSWSPEFRLLVVWTLKGKDFVCVEPWTAAAGALATGQGLLHVQPGERASLAFDIEA; this is encoded by the coding sequence ATGGGCGGTCCGTTCCCCGGCATCGCGGGCCTGGACACGTACGCGCTGGTGGACGGCGGCTGCCGCGTGGAGGTCATCCCCTCGCGCGGCGCCCTCGTCACCCGGATGACGGTGGACGGCGACGAGGTGCTCTACCTCGACGAGGCCACCGTCGCCGACCCGGCGAAGAACGTGCGCGGCGGCATTCCCGTGCTCTTCCCCATCGCGGGCGCGCTGCCGGGGGACACGTACCCGGCGGCCGGCGAGGAGTACTCGCTGCCGCAGCATGGCTTCGCACGGAAGCTGCCCTGGAAGGTGCGGCAGTCGGAGGACTCCCTGTTGGTGGTGGGCCTGTCCTCCACTGTCGAGACGCGGCGCCAGTTTCCGTGGAGGTTCGACGCGCAGCTCACCTTCTCGCTGGTGGGCTCGCGGCTGACGCTGGCCTTCGACGTGGAGAATCAGGACCGCAAGCCCCTGCCGCTGCACCTGGGCTTCCACCCCTACTTCCGGGTGACGGAGGCACTGAAGCCCCGGGCGAGTGTAGAGACGAACGCCACGCACGCCTGGGACAACCGCCTCAAGCGGGAGGTGGCCTTCACCGGGTTGGACCTCACCGCGGACGAGTTGGACCTGCACCTGAGGGACCACTCGGGCGCGGGGACGAAGCTGGAGCGCGGGCCGGGAAGCCGGCCGGTGCGCCTGTCCTGGAGCCCGGAGTTCCGCCTGCTCGTGGTGTGGACGCTCAAGGGGAAGGACTTCGTCTGCGTGGAGCCCTGGACGGCGGCGGCGGGTGCGCTGGCCACCGGACAAGGCCTGCTGCACGTGCAGCCCGGGGAGCGGGCCTCGCTCGCGTTCGACATCGAGGCGTGA
- the pruA gene encoding L-glutamate gamma-semialdehyde dehydrogenase: protein MINAITRVPPPKNEPVLSHAPGSPERRELQATLKRMSAEQIEIPVIIGGKHIRTGKTDTVRMPHKHSHVLATLHEADGSHVEQAIQAALSVKDDWARMPFQSRAAIFLRAAELLATRYRPLLNASTMLGQSKTAHQAEIDATCEAVDFLRYNVHFAEQILGMQPEAAPQTWNMSDYRPLDGFVLAVAPFNFSSIALNLATAPALMGNVVLFKPSSTAALSAWYIMELMREAGLPDGVINMLPGDGPTVGNPAMASPHLGGIHFTGSTPTFNAMWRTVGENISKYKQYPRLVGETGGKDFIVAHASAADDLEALAVAIVRGGFEYQGQKCSAASRVFIPESLWPKLKPRLQALASDIRMGDVTDFRNFMGAVIDEKSFKRTSSYLDLAKNDPQASIVTGGTADSKEGWFVKPTLVQLNDPRHRILREEIFAPVVGIHVYPDARYEETLREVDQAASYALTGAVFARDRKAIDTAMRELRHAAGNFYINDKPTGAVVGQQPFGGGRASGTNDKAGSMLNLLRWTSPRTIKETFVPPVKVPYPFMDSDPHEGAI from the coding sequence CCGCGAGCTGCAGGCCACGCTCAAGCGCATGAGCGCCGAGCAGATTGAGATTCCCGTCATCATCGGCGGCAAGCACATCCGCACCGGCAAGACGGACACGGTGCGCATGCCGCACAAGCACTCGCACGTGCTGGCCACGCTGCACGAGGCGGACGGCAGCCACGTGGAGCAGGCCATCCAGGCCGCGCTGTCCGTCAAGGACGACTGGGCGCGGATGCCCTTCCAGTCGCGCGCCGCCATCTTCCTGCGCGCCGCGGAGCTGCTGGCCACGCGCTACCGCCCCCTCCTCAACGCCTCCACGATGCTGGGGCAGTCCAAGACAGCCCACCAGGCGGAAATCGACGCCACGTGCGAGGCCGTGGACTTCCTGCGCTACAACGTCCACTTCGCGGAGCAGATTCTCGGCATGCAGCCGGAGGCCGCGCCGCAGACGTGGAACATGTCGGACTACCGCCCGCTGGACGGCTTCGTCCTCGCGGTGGCGCCCTTCAACTTCTCGTCCATTGCCCTCAACCTGGCCACCGCGCCGGCGCTGATGGGCAACGTGGTGCTCTTCAAGCCCTCGTCCACGGCGGCCCTGAGCGCCTGGTACATCATGGAGCTGATGCGCGAGGCGGGCCTGCCCGACGGCGTCATCAACATGCTGCCCGGCGACGGCCCGACGGTGGGCAACCCGGCCATGGCCAGCCCGCACCTGGGCGGCATCCACTTCACCGGCTCCACGCCCACGTTCAACGCGATGTGGCGCACGGTGGGAGAGAACATCTCCAAGTACAAGCAGTACCCCCGGCTGGTGGGTGAGACGGGCGGCAAGGACTTCATCGTCGCCCACGCGTCCGCGGCGGATGACCTGGAGGCGCTCGCGGTGGCCATCGTCCGCGGCGGCTTCGAGTACCAGGGCCAGAAGTGCTCCGCGGCCAGCCGCGTCTTCATCCCCGAGTCCCTGTGGCCGAAGCTGAAGCCCCGCCTCCAGGCGCTCGCCAGCGACATCCGCATGGGCGACGTGACGGACTTCCGCAACTTCATGGGCGCCGTCATCGACGAGAAGTCCTTCAAGCGCACGTCCTCGTACCTGGACCTGGCGAAGAACGACCCGCAGGCCAGCATCGTGACGGGCGGCACGGCGGACTCGAAGGAGGGCTGGTTCGTGAAGCCCACGCTGGTGCAGCTCAATGACCCGCGCCACCGCATCCTCCGCGAGGAAATCTTCGCGCCGGTGGTGGGCATCCACGTGTACCCCGACGCGCGCTACGAGGAGACGCTGCGCGAGGTCGACCAGGCCGCCTCCTACGCCCTCACCGGCGCGGTGTTCGCCCGGGACAGGAAGGCCATCGACACGGCGATGCGCGAGCTGCGCCACGCGGCGGGCAACTTCTACATCAACGACAAGCCCACGGGCGCGGTGGTGGGCCAGCAGCCCTTCGGCGGTGGGCGCGCGTCGGGCACCAACGACAAGGCGGGCTCCATGCTCAACCTGCTCCGCTGGACGAGCCCCCGCACCATCAAGGAGACCTTCGTGCCGCCCGTGAAGGTGCCCTACCCCTTCATGGACAGCGACCCGCACGAAGGGGCCATCTAA